A genomic region of Mus musculus strain C57BL/6J chromosome 7, GRCm38.p6 C57BL/6J contains the following coding sequences:
- the Obox7 gene encoding oocyte specific homeobox 7 — protein MAEGPSLHPKLQVASNIPIEISSQIPQELAKNLPFQMSQSPLVTPGSTMQSSLSVPERNLLQQESEGPSRQSGCMPLSDKYVNKQTGLLASRNFRKERIVYSKEQQRLLQKHFDECQYPKEKKIVELAVLIGVTKMEIKKWFKNNRAKYRQMNLQNIKQALPESNGSSKAVSESTHFPGSIPVVASDNGESICSGTFGEDSIPKFNCSQESSLYCFQA, from the exons ATGGCTGAAGGTCCCTCCTTGCATCCAAAACTTCAAGTGGCTTCGAATATACCCATAGAAATCAGTTCCCAAATACCTCAAGAACTGGCAAAGAACTTACCTTTTCAAATGAGTCAGAGTCCCCTAGTGACCCCAGGAAGTACAATGCAATCAAGTCTTTCAGTCCCTGAAAGGAACCTACTTCAGCAAGAGTCTGAAGGACCATCAAGACAATCAG GTTGTATGCCACTGTCAGATaaatatgtaaacaaacaaactggccTTTTGGCTTCAAGAAATTTTCGAAAAGAACGCATTGTGTACTCCAAAGAACAGCAGCGCCTGCTGCAAAAACATTTTGATGAGTGCCAGTACccaaaggagaagaaaattgTGGAGCTGGCTGTATTGATTGGTGTTACAAAGATGGAGATCAAG aaatGGTTCAAGAACAACCGAGCTAAGTACAGGCAGATGAACCTCCAGAATATTAAACAAGCACTGCCAGAGTCAAATGGAAGCTCTAAAGCGGTTTCTGAGTCAACCCATTTTCCTGGTTCCATACCTGTTGTTGCCTCTGACAATGGAGAGTCCATCTGTTCAGGCACATTTGGTGAGGATTCCATTCCCAAATTCAACTGCAGCCAGGAATCTTCCCTGTATTGTTTTCAGGCCTGA